From the Streptomyces pluripotens genome, one window contains:
- a CDS encoding ABC transporter ATP-binding protein, translating into MTTTAAPATTTPVVGFDQVTKTYASVRAVDGLSLRLYPGETVALLGPNGAGKSTTLDLLLGLKHPDSGTVNVFGTSPREAITAGRVGAMLQSGGLMDEVTVAELVKLACSLHPKAYRPTDVLARAGITQIADRKVNKLSGGQAQRVRFALATAGDSDLIILDEPTTGMDVAARQAFWATMREQADQGRAVLFATHYLEEADAIADRVLVLHRGRLLADGTAAEIKARAGARRISFDLDGPIDEAALRALPFLTSIDVSGQTVRIQSSDADATVHALYKLGLYPRNLEVAGLGLEQAFVAITEAEEAKQS; encoded by the coding sequence ATGACGACGACAGCGGCACCAGCCACCACCACCCCGGTGGTCGGCTTCGACCAGGTGACCAAGACGTACGCCAGCGTGCGGGCCGTCGACGGGCTCTCGCTCCGGCTGTACCCCGGTGAGACCGTCGCCCTCCTGGGCCCGAACGGGGCGGGCAAGTCCACCACGCTCGACCTGCTGCTCGGGCTCAAGCACCCCGACAGCGGCACGGTGAACGTGTTCGGCACCAGCCCGCGCGAAGCGATCACCGCCGGACGGGTCGGGGCCATGCTGCAGAGCGGCGGCCTGATGGACGAGGTCACCGTCGCCGAACTGGTGAAGCTGGCCTGTTCCCTTCATCCCAAGGCGTACCGGCCGACGGACGTGTTGGCCCGTGCCGGCATCACACAGATCGCCGACCGCAAGGTCAACAAGCTCTCCGGCGGCCAGGCCCAGCGGGTCCGCTTCGCCCTGGCCACCGCCGGTGACAGTGATCTGATCATCCTGGACGAGCCGACCACCGGCATGGACGTCGCCGCCCGCCAGGCCTTCTGGGCCACCATGCGGGAACAGGCTGACCAGGGCCGTGCGGTGCTCTTCGCCACCCACTACCTCGAAGAGGCCGACGCCATCGCCGACCGGGTCCTCGTGCTGCACCGCGGCCGGCTCCTCGCGGACGGGACGGCCGCCGAGATCAAGGCCAGGGCGGGAGCCCGCCGGATCTCCTTCGACCTGGACGGGCCCATCGACGAGGCCGCCCTGCGCGCGCTGCCCTTCCTGACCTCGATCGACGTCTCCGGCCAGACCGTGCGCATCCAGTCGTCCGACGCCGACGCGACCGTCCACGCCCTCTACAAGCTCGGCCTCTACCCCCGCAACCTCGAAGTCGCCGGTCTCGGTCTGGAGCAGGCCTTCGTCGCCATCACCGAGGCCGAGGAGGCCAAGCAGTCGTGA
- a CDS encoding ABC transporter permease: MNALIKLELIRSLRNKKFLFFSVLYPSVIYLIFSSSSGSEGKVGGSGLTVATYLMVSMASFGALTAVLMGNSERIAKERESGWVRQLRLTSLPGRGYVLAKTAGAAVVSLPSIIVVFLAAAALKHVHLAAWQWLALTGVIWAGSLVFAALGVAIGYVASGDAVRPITMIVYFGLSILGGLWMPSTTFPQILQDIAKWLPTHAYAALGRAIEQSQAPHTADIAILAVYFVLFAGGAAWLYRKDTLKA, from the coding sequence GTGAACGCCCTCATCAAACTCGAACTGATCCGCTCCCTGCGCAACAAGAAGTTCCTGTTCTTCTCGGTGCTCTACCCCTCGGTCATCTACCTGATCTTCTCCAGCAGTTCCGGCTCGGAGGGGAAGGTCGGCGGTAGCGGCCTGACCGTCGCCACCTACCTCATGGTCTCCATGGCCTCCTTCGGCGCTCTGACCGCGGTGCTGATGGGCAACAGCGAGCGCATCGCCAAGGAACGCGAGAGCGGCTGGGTACGGCAGCTGCGGCTGACCTCGCTGCCCGGACGCGGCTACGTCCTGGCCAAGACCGCCGGTGCCGCCGTGGTGAGCCTGCCGTCCATCATCGTGGTGTTCCTGGCCGCCGCCGCCCTGAAGCACGTCCACCTCGCCGCGTGGCAGTGGCTCGCCCTCACCGGCGTCATCTGGGCCGGCAGCCTGGTCTTCGCGGCGCTCGGCGTCGCCATCGGATACGTCGCCTCCGGGGACGCGGTCCGCCCCATCACGATGATCGTCTACTTCGGCCTGTCGATCCTCGGCGGACTGTGGATGCCGTCCACGACCTTTCCGCAGATCCTTCAGGACATCGCCAAGTGGCTGCCCACGCACGCGTACGCTGCACTGGGACGCGCGATCGAACAGAGCCAGGCCCCGCACACGGCGGACATCGCCATTCTCGCCGTCTACTTCGTCCTCTTCGCGGGTGGTGCGGCCTGGCTGTACCGGAAGGACACGCTGAAGGCGTGA